One region of Gossypium raimondii isolate GPD5lz chromosome 6, ASM2569854v1, whole genome shotgun sequence genomic DNA includes:
- the LOC105772737 gene encoding LOW QUALITY PROTEIN: uncharacterized protein LOC105772737 (The sequence of the model RefSeq protein was modified relative to this genomic sequence to represent the inferred CDS: inserted 3 bases in 3 codons) — MAGSGAGEGPTLIKQLAACDKSSRDRAVRSLLDGWLPSQSEVSDEEMKRLWKGLFYCVWHADKLPAQTDLINKLSSVLPKLEPGLSLQYFSVFLLTMRREWTGIDKLRLDKFYLLIRRFXNCFFAMLKKSSWDLDFMRRSIRVLVDGTFIADDKFQGNGVNYHIASIFLEEIRPFFPLRKEVVEVLLEPLVGILGKVGDKVLVGKIRSNVFDVLVKTGRRLLELKQSGDEVDESDDVVVFGTIGLVMGFSTKFYELGSSVDCCQGNRKAVLALHEEFLKLEKDLTSLGIDISIPEGNEGNEEDEVPELIPVGGETDANVSNDVLEPVEVNITGSAKKATKKSKKAKKATGDNGKKTKKSKKTECSPADQENDVKLPAEVASSNIEQNGDGDSITFTESVISNLQLQFEKVAAEVGLNSDVATACDLPKVNGAVSKKRKRAKGLNGRKPQNGELTGEADGEGDGTAKTCENSTKRVRFSMKSNLVWKPHSPLPPLSLRLPPXVTPRGSALKQGIPPGPIKEMAPMTKKXKKAKSVKKARKVIKSMYPLVKRTKKLKSTSS; from the exons ATGGCCGGATCCGGAGCCGGAGAAGGCCCGACCCTGATAAAGCAACTCGCGGCTTGCGACAAGTCGAGCCGTGACAGAGCCGTACGGTCTCTCCTCGATGGGTGGCTTCCTTCACAGAGTGAAGTCTCCGATGAAGAGATGAAGAGGCTGTGGAAAGGTCTCTTCTACTGCGTTTGGCACGCCGACAAGCTGCCCGCTCAGACCGACCTCATCAACAAGCTTTCCTCGGTTCTGCCGAAGCTCGAACCCGGTCTATCTCTCCAATACTTCTCCGTTTTTCTTCTCACCATGCGTCGTGAGTGGACCGGGATTGATAAGTTAAGGTTAGATAAGTTTTACCTCTTAATTCGTAGGT TGAATTGCTTCTTTGCTATGTTGAAGAAATCGTCCTGGGATTTGGATTTTATGCGTCGTTCGATTAGGGTTTTAGTTGATGGTACATTTATAGCTGATGATAAGTTTCAAGGTAATGGCGTTAATTATCACATTGCTTCGATTTTTCTCGAGGAAATTAGGCCCTTTTTTCCATTAAGAAAGGAGGTTGTTGAGGTTCTATTGGAACCGTTAGTTGGAATCTTGGGGAAAGTGGGTGATAAGGTTTTGGTTGGGAAGATAAGGAGCAATGTGTTTGATGTGCTTGTTAAGACGGGAAGGAGATTGCTGGAGCTTAAGCAGTCCGGTGATGAGGTTGATGAAAGCGATGATGTAGTTGTGTTCGGGACGATTGGTTTAGTGATGGGGTTCTCTACAAAGTTCTATGAATTGGGTTCTTCAGTAGATTGCTGTCAGGGTAATAGAAAGGCTGTGTTGGCATTACATGAGGAATTCTTGAAGTTGGAGAAGGATTTGACGTCATTGGGTATTGATATTTCGATTCCCGAGGGTAATGAAGGCAATGAAGAAGATGAGGTACCTGAATTGATACCTGTTGGTGGTGAGACAGATGCGAATGTTTCAAATGATGTTTTGGAGCCAGTTGAAGTTAATATTACTGGTTCTGCGAAGAAGGCCACAAAGAAAAGCAAGAAGGCCAAAAAGGCAACTGGGGACAATGGTAAAAAGACTAAGAAAAGCAAGAAAACTGAATGTAGCCCTGCAGATCAGGAGAATGATGTTAAGTTACCTGCAGAGGTTGCCAGTTCTAATATCGAGCAGAATGGTGATGGGGATTCTATAACATTTACTGAATCAGTGATTTCAAACCTTCAGCTCCAGTTTGAGAAGGTTGCCGCAGAAGTGGGTTTGAATAGCGATGTTGCAACTGCCTGTGATTTACCAAAAGTTAATGGTGCTGTCTCCAAGAAGAGAAAGAGAGCAAAGGGTTTGAATGGCCGAAAACCTCAGAATGGGGAGCTAACTGGTGAAGCTGATGGTGAAGGAGATGGAACTGCGAAAACTTGCGAGAATAGCACGAAGAGGGTAAGATTTTCAATGAAAAGCAATCTGGTTTGGAAGCCCCACAGTCCTTTACCTCCATTAAGTTTGAGGTTACCTC CTGTTACTCCTAGAGGAAGTGCACTTAAGCAAGGAATTCCTCCAGGTCCTATAAAGGAAATGGCTCCTATGACTAAGA GAAAGAAAGCTAAATCTGTGAAGAAGGCTCGGAAAGTGATAAAGAGTATGTATCCTCTAGTCAAACgcacaaagaaattgaaatcTACTTCCTCTTAG
- the LOC105772736 gene encoding growth-regulating factor 1 isoform X1 — protein sequence MDIGGVVVGLEGFVGSETVVTSSLVSDPETKAKLYGSGFLKQERPGNNEDVLLWRSSKLAKTEGVSASEAMPLLLHDKNSLLRSNANATTSVFSDGVSASQAMLSFSSAPKSRALSVDKSSQNVTFPYFHLTSPASTRNTGYNNGGFNGENMHGVLLGGDRGPFTPSQWMELEHQALIYKYITSNVPIPSNLLIPIRKALGSTDFSSFSGAPLKTNTLGWGAFRLGFSNNTDPEPGRCRRTDGKKWRCSRDAVADQKYCERHMNRGRHRSRKPVEGQSGHSAGATSTTTTKVMSTVSSALASVVVPISGCSESNSLTVAQQQFKNLQPVTAPVNRLLVNKETSGERLHESTLDLKSKENSFLMPMQQLITYEENLRNEFGVVFSDSLLNPSHNDSSLINCRTFGSSQDLICQATESQHSLREFIDDWPKSQSDRSTISWPEVDVKSDMTQLSISIPMAASDFMSSTSSPSNEKLSSSPLRLSREFDTMHMGLGVGSVINEPNHKQANWIPISWENSMGGPLGEVLHSTNSSALNLITCDDWNNSHGQRLASSPTGVLTKTTFGSVSNSSAGSSPRPENDLLGSTLVHTSSLPAL from the exons ATGGATATTGGGGGTGTAGTGGTGGGTTTAGAGGGGTTTGTGGGTTCAGAGACTGTAGTTACTTCATCCCTTGTTTCAGATCCTGAGACAAAGGCTAAGTTGTACGGATCTGGGTTCCTTAAGCAAGAGAGACCTGGTAATAATGAAGATGTGTTGTTGTGGAGGAGCTCAAAACTGGCTAAAACCGAGGGGGTTTCAGCCTCCGAGGCAATGCCGTTGTTGCTTCACGACAAGAATAGTTTATTGAGATCTAATGCTAATGCTACTACCTCTGTCTTCTCTGATGGGGTTTCAGCCTCTCAGGCAATGCTGAGCTTTTCTTCTGCACCTAAATCCCGAGCTCTTTCAGTGGATAAAAGCTCCCAAAATGTCACTTTCCCTTACTTCCACCTCACATCACCTGCCTCTACTAGAAATACAG GTTACAACAATGGTGGATTCAATGGTGAAAACATGCATGGGGTATTATTAGGAGGAGACAGAGGACCATTTACACCATCTCAATGGATGGAACTTGAACACCAAGCTTTGATCTACAAATACATAACTTCAAATGTGCCTATACCATCTAATCTTCTTATTCCTATAAGAAAAGCCCTTGGTTCTACTGATTTCTCTAGCTTTTCTGGTGCTCCCCTAAAAACCAATACAT TGGGATGGGGAGCTTTTCGTCTTGGGTTCTCGAACAACACTGATCCTGAACCCGGACGGTGTCGTAGAACGGATGGAAAGAAATGGCGGTGCTCGAGAGATGCAGTTGCCGACCAGAAGTATTGTGAGCGGCACATGAATAGGGGCCGCCATCGTTCAAGAAAGCCTGTGGAAGGTCAATCAGGCCATTCAGCTGGAGCCACTAGCACCACTACCACCAAGGTGATGTCTACTGTCTCATCGGCTTTGGCATCAGTGGTAGTGCCGATCAGTGGCTGCAGCGAGTCCAACAGCCTTACTGTTGCTCAGCAGCAGTTTAAGAATTTGCAGCCAGTGACAGCTCCTGTTAATAG GTTGCTTGTGAACAAAGAAACTTCGGGTGAAAGATTACATGAAAGTACACTGGATCTAAAATCCAAAGAAAACTCTTTCTTGATGCCAATGCAGCAACTGATCACGTATGAAGAAAACTTGAGAAATGAGTTCGGAGTTGTTTTTTCCGACTCACTCCTTAACCCTTCCCATAATGACTCTTCCTTGATTAACTGCAGAACTTTTGGTTCATCTCAAGACCTTATTTGTCAAGCAACTGAATCCCAACATTCCCTTCGAGAGTTCATAGATGATTGGCCTAAAAGCCAGTCCGATCGTTCAACCATTTCCTGGCCTGAAGTTGATGTTAAATCGGACATGACTCAACTTTCCATATCAATACCAATGGCTGCCTCTGATTTCATGTCCTCAACTTCTTCTCCCAGCAATGAAAAACTGTCTTCATCACCTCTCAGATTATCTCGTGAATTTGACACTATGCACATGGGACTAGGTGTAGGCAGTGTTATTAATGAACCAAACCATAAGCAAGCAAATTGGATACCCATCTCTTGGGAGAATTCCATGGGTGGCCCCCTTGGTGAGGTATTGCACAGCACCAACTCATCAGCACTTAACCTTATTACATGCGATGATTGGAACAATAGTCATGGGCAGCGGCTAGCCTCATCTCCCACTGGAGTCTTAACAAAGACTACCTTCGGTTCTGTTTCTAACAGCAGTGCTGGAAGCAGTCCGAGACCAGAGAATGACCTACTTGGTTCAACCCTTGTTCATACTTCCTCTTTGCCTGCATTGTAG
- the LOC105772736 gene encoding growth-regulating factor 1 isoform X2, with amino-acid sequence MDIGGVVVGLEGFVGSETVVTSSLVSDPETKAKLYGSGFLKQERPGNNEDVLLWRSSKLAKTEGVSASEAMPLLLHDKNSLLRSNANATTSVFSDGVSASQAMLSFSSAPKSRALSVDKSSQNVTFPYFHLTSPASTRNTGYNNGGFNGENMHGVLLGGDRGPFTPSQWMELEHQALIYKYITSNVPIPSNLLIPIRKALGSTDFSSFSGAPLKTNTLGWGAFRLGFSNNTDPEPGRCRRTDGKKWRCSRDAVADQKYCERHMNRGRHRSRKPVEGQSGHSAGATSTTTTKVMSTVSSALASVVVPISGCSESNSLTVAQQQFKNLQPVTAPVNRLLVNKETSGERLHESTLDLKSKENSFLMPMQQLITTFGSSQDLICQATESQHSLREFIDDWPKSQSDRSTISWPEVDVKSDMTQLSISIPMAASDFMSSTSSPSNEKLSSSPLRLSREFDTMHMGLGVGSVINEPNHKQANWIPISWENSMGGPLGEVLHSTNSSALNLITCDDWNNSHGQRLASSPTGVLTKTTFGSVSNSSAGSSPRPENDLLGSTLVHTSSLPAL; translated from the exons ATGGATATTGGGGGTGTAGTGGTGGGTTTAGAGGGGTTTGTGGGTTCAGAGACTGTAGTTACTTCATCCCTTGTTTCAGATCCTGAGACAAAGGCTAAGTTGTACGGATCTGGGTTCCTTAAGCAAGAGAGACCTGGTAATAATGAAGATGTGTTGTTGTGGAGGAGCTCAAAACTGGCTAAAACCGAGGGGGTTTCAGCCTCCGAGGCAATGCCGTTGTTGCTTCACGACAAGAATAGTTTATTGAGATCTAATGCTAATGCTACTACCTCTGTCTTCTCTGATGGGGTTTCAGCCTCTCAGGCAATGCTGAGCTTTTCTTCTGCACCTAAATCCCGAGCTCTTTCAGTGGATAAAAGCTCCCAAAATGTCACTTTCCCTTACTTCCACCTCACATCACCTGCCTCTACTAGAAATACAG GTTACAACAATGGTGGATTCAATGGTGAAAACATGCATGGGGTATTATTAGGAGGAGACAGAGGACCATTTACACCATCTCAATGGATGGAACTTGAACACCAAGCTTTGATCTACAAATACATAACTTCAAATGTGCCTATACCATCTAATCTTCTTATTCCTATAAGAAAAGCCCTTGGTTCTACTGATTTCTCTAGCTTTTCTGGTGCTCCCCTAAAAACCAATACAT TGGGATGGGGAGCTTTTCGTCTTGGGTTCTCGAACAACACTGATCCTGAACCCGGACGGTGTCGTAGAACGGATGGAAAGAAATGGCGGTGCTCGAGAGATGCAGTTGCCGACCAGAAGTATTGTGAGCGGCACATGAATAGGGGCCGCCATCGTTCAAGAAAGCCTGTGGAAGGTCAATCAGGCCATTCAGCTGGAGCCACTAGCACCACTACCACCAAGGTGATGTCTACTGTCTCATCGGCTTTGGCATCAGTGGTAGTGCCGATCAGTGGCTGCAGCGAGTCCAACAGCCTTACTGTTGCTCAGCAGCAGTTTAAGAATTTGCAGCCAGTGACAGCTCCTGTTAATAG GTTGCTTGTGAACAAAGAAACTTCGGGTGAAAGATTACATGAAAGTACACTGGATCTAAAATCCAAAGAAAACTCTTTCTTGATGCCAATGCAGCAACTGATCAC AACTTTTGGTTCATCTCAAGACCTTATTTGTCAAGCAACTGAATCCCAACATTCCCTTCGAGAGTTCATAGATGATTGGCCTAAAAGCCAGTCCGATCGTTCAACCATTTCCTGGCCTGAAGTTGATGTTAAATCGGACATGACTCAACTTTCCATATCAATACCAATGGCTGCCTCTGATTTCATGTCCTCAACTTCTTCTCCCAGCAATGAAAAACTGTCTTCATCACCTCTCAGATTATCTCGTGAATTTGACACTATGCACATGGGACTAGGTGTAGGCAGTGTTATTAATGAACCAAACCATAAGCAAGCAAATTGGATACCCATCTCTTGGGAGAATTCCATGGGTGGCCCCCTTGGTGAGGTATTGCACAGCACCAACTCATCAGCACTTAACCTTATTACATGCGATGATTGGAACAATAGTCATGGGCAGCGGCTAGCCTCATCTCCCACTGGAGTCTTAACAAAGACTACCTTCGGTTCTGTTTCTAACAGCAGTGCTGGAAGCAGTCCGAGACCAGAGAATGACCTACTTGGTTCAACCCTTGTTCATACTTCCTCTTTGCCTGCATTGTAG